Proteins encoded together in one Micromonospora auratinigra window:
- the panC gene encoding pantoate--beta-alanine ligase produces MTELVHTRKELAAARERLTGRVGVVMTMGALHPGHETLLRAAREQADHVLVTIFVNPLQFGPNEDFDRYPRTLDADLEICRRAGADVVFAPAVTDMYPDGRPTVRVNPGPLGEDLEGLSRPGFFHGVLTVVLKLLQLTRPDLAFFGEKDYQQLTLVRRMVRDLDVPVEIVGVPTVREPDGLALSSRNRYLSAEERVAALSLSAALRAGAEAAERGAEAGAVLAAAHRAFDAGTPGAARLDYLVLTDADLEPGPVTGPARLLVAAWVGATRLIDNAAIHLAPRS; encoded by the coding sequence ATGACGGAGCTGGTGCACACGCGCAAGGAGTTGGCGGCCGCGCGGGAGCGGCTGACCGGCCGGGTCGGCGTGGTGATGACCATGGGCGCGCTGCACCCGGGGCACGAGACCCTGCTGCGGGCCGCCCGGGAGCAGGCCGACCACGTGCTCGTCACGATCTTCGTGAACCCGCTCCAGTTCGGCCCGAACGAGGACTTCGACCGCTACCCGCGCACCCTCGACGCCGACCTGGAGATCTGCCGGCGGGCCGGCGCGGACGTGGTCTTCGCCCCCGCGGTGACCGACATGTACCCGGACGGCCGGCCGACGGTCCGGGTCAACCCGGGTCCGCTCGGCGAGGACCTGGAGGGGCTGAGCCGCCCCGGCTTCTTCCACGGCGTGCTCACCGTGGTGCTCAAGCTGCTCCAGCTCACCCGCCCCGACCTGGCCTTCTTCGGCGAGAAGGACTACCAGCAGCTCACCCTGGTCCGGCGGATGGTCCGGGACCTGGACGTGCCGGTGGAGATCGTCGGCGTGCCGACCGTACGCGAGCCGGACGGGTTGGCGCTCTCCTCCCGCAACCGCTACCTCTCGGCCGAGGAACGGGTGGCCGCGCTGAGCCTCTCCGCCGCCCTGCGGGCCGGGGCCGAGGCCGCCGAGCGGGGCGCCGAGGCGGGCGCGGTGCTCGCCGCCGCGCACCGGGCCTTCGACGCCGGTACGCCCGGCGCGGCCCGCCTCGACTACCTGGTGCTCACCGACGCCGACCTGGAGCCGGGGCCGGTCACCGGCCCGGCGCGGCTGCTGGTCGCGGCCTGGGTCGGCGCCACCCGCCTGATCGACAACGCGGCGATCCACCTCGCGCCGCGCTCCTGA